The sequence below is a genomic window from Archangium lipolyticum.
AGCACCGCCAGCCTGTCGTGGGCGAGCAGGCTCTCGCGCAGGGCGTCCGCCCGGGGCGAGCCGACGCCGATGAGGCTGCGCGCCACGTCCGCGTACAGCCCGCGCCGCACCCCCAGCTCGCGCGCCGCCCAGGCCGGCTCCTCGTCCACTCCGGCCAGGCCGCAGAGCACCTCTCCGAGGCGCCCCTCCCGCAGGGCGTGCTCGCGCAGGACCCAGGCCTCGGGCGAGTCGTTGTGCTTGAGGCCCGAGAGCACCTCCGCGGGCGCGTGCTCGTAGAGACGCTCGCGCAGGGACATGGCCTGGGGTGACGGATGGGTGCCGAGGCTCACGGCCACGTCCTGGGGAACCACCTCCGCCAGCAGCTCGCGCAGGGCCCGGGCCGGCTCGTCGTCCAGCCCCGTGAGGCTGCGCACCGTGAGGCCCGGGAAGCGCTCCACGAAGCCCAGCCGCCGCTGGTGCGCGGCGAAGCCGGGGATGCCGCCCAGCAGCCACACGGCCAACTGGGGCTCGCGCACCTCCAACCCGTCCAGCGCGCGGAAGAAGTGCTCCTCCACGTCGTCCACCGTCGCTGGCACCTGCACCGGCGTGGGGCTCGGAGGCGTCACCCGCTGCGCTGGCAGCTCCCGCCCCTCCAGCCGCGCCACCACCGCCTCCACCAGGCGCTGCTCCAGCACGTGCAGCGGCTGATCATTGTTCTCGATGATGAGCCAGCGCGCCGGGTCCCTCCGGGCCAGGTCGAGGAAGGCCTCGCGCTGGCGCACCGTCAGGCCCGCACCGGCCAGCCCCTTGCGGCTGTCCGAGTCCGGCGTCCGCTCGCTCTTGTTCTTCCCCAGCCGCTTGCGCAGCCGGGCCAGCTCCGGCTCCACGTCCACCAGGATGACCAGGTCCGGCCATAGCCCCTGCGAGGCCAGCTCGCACGCGGGCGCGAGTGAATCCCAGGACAGCCCGCGCCCGCCGCCGCTGAGCGCCAGCTGCGAGTAGAGGTAGCGGTCGCTGATGCACACCTCGCCGCGCGCCAGGGCGGGGGCGATGACCTCCTCCAACTGCTGCGCGTCCCGGGCGAGGTTGAGGAAGAACTCGGTGCGCGGCGACATCTCCAGCAGCTTGGAGTCGCGGGTGAGGTCGCGGATGCGCCGGGCGATGGGCGAGCGCAGCTCTCCCCCCTCGCGCGCGTGCGCCACCCGGTAGCCGAGCCGCCGGAGCCGCGTCGCCAGGAGGTTGGACAAGGTTGTCTTGCCGCTGCCGTCAATGCCTTCGAAGTCGATGAACACGGTTGCTCAGCCCCCCAGAATCCCGTCCGCGACGAAGTCGTGGACCCTCGCCATCCCCTCGGCGAACTTGCTGTACGCCGGCTTTCGCCCGGGGTGCAGGGCCG
It includes:
- the tmk gene encoding dTMP kinase, whose product is MFIDFEGIDGSGKTTLSNLLATRLRRLGYRVAHAREGGELRSPIARRIRDLTRDSKLLEMSPRTEFFLNLARDAQQLEEVIAPALARGEVCISDRYLYSQLALSGGGRGLSWDSLAPACELASQGLWPDLVILVDVEPELARLRKRLGKNKSERTPDSDSRKGLAGAGLTVRQREAFLDLARRDPARWLIIENNDQPLHVLEQRLVEAVVARLEGRELPAQRVTPPSPTPVQVPATVDDVEEHFFRALDGLEVREPQLAVWLLGGIPGFAAHQRRLGFVERFPGLTVRSLTGLDDEPARALRELLAEVVPQDVAVSLGTHPSPQAMSLRERLYEHAPAEVLSGLKHNDSPEAWVLREHALREGRLGEVLCGLAGVDEEPAWAARELGVRRGLYADVARSLIGVGSPRADALRESLLAHDRLAVLRSIQGLDTPFARELRLALEDKALKLVLRSLTGLTTDESFALRERGAPLTKEALDSLDGLDDPRAWRLREAFVTRWPATVVSSLEGLPLTERAEALVLRALELTSGRLPVLRNAYRIVAAAHAAVLPSERAALLSPGDDAPRPTL